Proteins found in one Neurospora crassa OR74A linkage group II, whole genome shotgun sequence genomic segment:
- a CDS encoding 50S ribosomal protein L30 encodes MSFFRITLHRSAIGLPKRTHGVLAALGLRRRNQTVFHPVEPQFAGMLMKVKELVRVEEVPHRLTKRELKDERKPDAGFVVEKQVRRFIPGVGVQDEVDFSKVVEELKAQKVENVEGVEKMVVEGGAVVRDGKRAGDLGVRTRSDWEVIGKMKSVLPKVKAL; translated from the coding sequence ATGTCCTTCTTCCGCATAACCCTCCACCGCTCCGCCATCGGTCTGCCCAAGCGCACCCACGGCGTGCTCGCCGCCCTCGGTCTCCGTCGCCGCAACCAAACCGTCTTCCACCCCGTCGAACCCCAATTCGCCGGCATGCTGATGAAAGTCAAGGAGCTCGTGCGGGTAGAGGAGGTCCCCCACCGCTTGACCAAGCGCGAGCTGAAGGATGAGCGCAAGCCGGACGCCGGGTTTGTGGTGGAGAAGCAAGTGAGACGGTTCATCCCGGGCGTGGGCGTCCAGGACGAAGTGGATTTCtccaaggtggtggaggagctgAAGGCGCAGAAAGTTGAGAATGTCGAAGGGGTGgagaagatggtggtggagggaggGGCGGTGGTCAGGGATGGTAAGCGGGCTGGGGATCTGGGCGTGAGGACGAGAAGTGATTGGGAGGTTATTGGCAAGATGAAGAGTGTTTTGCCCAAGGTTAAGGCTCTCTAA
- a CDS encoding ATP-citrate synthase subunit 1, with the protein MPSATTASTNGANGASASPAPGNLSANDNIRRFAAPSRPLSPLPAHALFNDKTRCFVYGLQPRAVQGMLDFDFICKRSTPSVAGIIYTFGGQFVSKMYWGTSETLLPVYQEVPKAIAKHPDVDVVVNFASSRSVYSSTMELMEYPQIKTIAIIAEGVPERRAREIAYVAKKKGITIIGPATVGGIKPGCFKIGNTGGMMDNIVASKLYRKGSVGYVSKSGGMSNELNNIISQTTDGVYEGVAIGGDRYPGTTFIDHLLRYQADPDCKILVLLGEVGGVEEYKVIDAVKQGIITKPIVAWAIGTCASMFKTEVQFGHAGAFANSQLETAATKNKSMREAGFYVPDTFEDMPALLKQVYDKLVADGTIVPAPEPVVPKIPIDYSWAQELGLIRKPAAFISTISDDRGQELLYAGMPISDVFKEEIGIGGVMSLLWFRRRLPDYAAKFLEMVLMLTADHGPAVSGAMNTIITTRAGKDLISSLVAGLLTIGSRFGGALDGAAEEFTKAFDKGLSPREFVDTMRKQNKLIPGIGHRVKSRNNPDLRVELVKEYVKAKFPSTKLLDYALAVESVTTSKKDNLILNVDGCIAVCFVDLLRNCGAFSTEEAEDYLSMGVLNGLFVLGRSIGLIAHYLDQKRLRTGLYRHPWDDITYLLPSLQQPGPPGTEGRVEVQI; encoded by the exons ATGCCTTCCGCAACGACCGCTAGCACCAACGGTGCCAATGGCGCCTCTGCCAGCCCTGCTCCCGGCAACCTCTCTGCGAACGATAACATTCGCCGCTTCGCTGCTCCCAGCAGGCCGTTGAGCCCTCTCCCCGCCCATGCTCTCTTCAACGACAAGACACGATGCTTCGTCTACGGTCTGCAGCCCCGTGCTGTCCAGGGCATGCTCGATTTCGACTTCATCTGCAAGCGCTCCACCCCCTCGGTCGCTGGCATTATCTACACCTTTGGTGGTCAGTTCGTCAGCAAGATGTACTGGGGCACTAGCGAGACCCTCCTGCCCGTCTACCAGGAGGTTCCCAAGGCTATCGCCAAGCACCCCGATGTTGACGTCGTTGTCAACTTTGCCTCCTCCCGCAGTGTCTACAGCTCCACCATGGAGTTGATGGAGTACCCTCAGATCAAGACCATTGCTATCATTGCTGAGGGTGTTCCCGAGCGC CGCGCTCGCGAGATTGCCTACGttgccaagaagaagggcatcaCCATCATTGGCCCTGCCACCGTTGGTGGTATCAAGCCCGGCTGCTTCAAGATCGGTAACACTGGTGGTATGATGGACAACATTGTTGCTTCCAAGCTCTACCGCAAGGGCTCTGTCGGCTATGTCTCCAAGTCCGGTGGCATGTCCAACGagctcaacaacatcatctccCAGACTACGGATGGTGTTTACGAGGGTGTTGCCATTGGTGGTGACCGTTACCCTGGAACCACCTTCATCGATCATCTCCTGCGCTACCAGGCCGACCCTGACTGCAAGATTCTCGTCTTGCTTGGTGAAgtcggtggtgttgaggaatACAAGGTGATTGACGCTGTCAAGCAGGGCATCATTACCAAGCCCATCGTTGCTTGGGCCATTGGAACCTGCGCCAGCATGTTCAAGACTGAGGTTCAGTTCGGTCACGCTGGTGCCTTCGCCAACTCTCAGCTCGAGACCGCGGCCACCAAGAACAAGAGCATGCGTGAGGCTGGTTTCTATGTTCCCGACACTTTCGAGGACATGCCTGCTCTCCTCAAGCAGGTCTATGACAAGCTTGTGGCTGATGGCACCATTGTCCCCGCCCCCGAGCCCGTTGTTCCCAAGATCCCCATCGACTACTCGTGGGCTCAGGAGCTTGGCCTTATTCGTAAGCCTGCTGCCTTCATTTCTACCATTTCCGACGACCGTGGTCAGGAGCTCCTCTACGCTGGCATGCCCATCTCGGACGTTTTCAAGGAGGAGATTGGTATCGGCGGTGTCATGTCCCTTCTCTggttccgccgccgcctccccgATTATGCCGCCAAGTTCCTTGAGATGGTTCTCATGCTTACTGCCGATCACGGTCCTGCCGTGTCTGGCGCCATGAACACCATTATCACAACTCGTGCCGGCAAGGATCTCATCAGCTCCTTGGTCGCTGGTCTCTTGACCATTGGCTCTCGTTTCGGTGGTGCCCTTGATGGTGCTGCTGAGGAGTTCACCAAGGCCTTCGACAAGGGCCTGAGCCCCCGTGAGTTTGTCGACACCATGCGCAAGCAGAACAAGCTTATCCCCGGTATCGGTCACCGTGTCAAGTCTCGCAACAACCCCGATCTTCGTGTCGAGCTTGTCAAGGAATACGTCAAGGCCAAGTTCCCCTCTACCAAGCTCCTCGACTACGCCCTCGCCGTCGAGAGTGTCACTACCTCCAAGAAGGACAACCTTATTCTCAATGTCGACGGCTGCATTGCTGTCTGCTTCGTTGATCTCTTAAGAAACTGCGGTGCCTTCAGCAcggaggaggctgaggactACCTCTCCATGGGCGTTCTCAACGGTCTGTTCGTGCTTGGTCGTTCCATTGGTCTCATTGCCCATTACCTCGACCAGAAGAGACTCCGCACTGGTCTTTACCGTCATCCTTGGGATGATATCACCTACCTTCTCCCCAGCCTCCAGCAGCCCGGCCCTCCGGGTACTGAGGGTCGTGTTGAGGTCCAAATttaa